From the genome of Deinococcus fonticola, one region includes:
- the lspA gene encoding signal peptidase II translates to MALTASARWRGPAYLLGVLLCVVLDQALKVWTVQTFTEGEFRDFIPGVLSLGLVYNTGAAWSLFSGAALPLAALRVVVGTGLVVYLLRRPVAPLTGVALTLIAGGALSNALDGWRLGKVVDTLSSHTFSFVTQRLGQGNFPIFNLADVWVVSGTALLLLLSFRRKTPASPASAQRRSP, encoded by the coding sequence ATGGCGCTGACGGCATCCGCGCGCTGGCGAGGCCCGGCGTATCTTCTGGGCGTCTTGCTGTGCGTCGTGCTGGACCAGGCGCTCAAGGTCTGGACGGTGCAGACGTTCACCGAAGGCGAGTTTCGCGACTTCATCCCGGGGGTGCTCAGCCTGGGACTGGTGTACAACACAGGCGCGGCGTGGAGCCTCTTTTCGGGCGCGGCCCTTCCGCTCGCCGCGCTCCGCGTGGTGGTGGGCACCGGGCTGGTCGTGTACCTTCTGCGCCGCCCCGTTGCGCCGCTGACAGGTGTGGCCCTCACCCTGATTGCCGGGGGCGCGCTCAGCAACGCGCTGGACGGCTGGCGGCTGGGCAAGGTGGTGGACACGTTGTCGTCCCACACCTTTTCCTTCGTCACGCAGCGGCTCGGGCAGGGCAACTTCCCCATCTTCAACCTGGCGGACGTCTGGGTGGTGTCGGGGACCGCGCTGCTCCTGCTGCTCAGCTTCCGCCGCAAGACGCCCGCCTCGCCGGCCAGTGCCCAGCGCCGGTCCCCGTAG